In Candidatus Eisenbacteria bacterium, the genomic window CTCCACCGAGCACCATGGGCTCGGCAGGTTTCACTCCCTCATCGAGCCATCGCCGAAGCCGGGCATACCAGAGCAGCTTCGCCTCGTAAAAAGGCGAGCCGACCGACCTGCCGTTCGGCGCGTAGACGCTCACCACGCGAACGCCACCGCACATCGCGGCGATCATCCGAGCCTCGGCGAGCGGCTCGTCATCCCCGACGTCCTCGGTGCGCGCCGTCCGGAGCGGATCCCCGAAGTTCCTCACGACCGACTCGATCCCGCAGCGGCTCGCGATGGCCACGCCGTTCCACCGCCCCTCGCCGTGGTGCGCCAGCTCGTAGCCGGCCTCCCGGAACGCCGCCACCGGAGCGTCCGCGTCCTTGAGTTTCGTCTCCTGCATCAAGAGAACGTCGGGCCGGGCGCGATCGAGCCACCACTGGACCTTTTCCAGGCGCGCCTTGAGGGAGTTCACGTTCCAGGTGGCGATCCTCATCGCGCTCCCATCATACCCGGTCGGCAGGTTCGGGACATGACCGGAGCCGCGGGCTGATCCCAAGATTCGGATGGGCAGCATTGACTCCGATCATGCGACTCGGACAGAATAGTCGAGCATGCGACTCCTCCTGAGGGGCCTGAG contains:
- a CDS encoding exodeoxyribonuclease III, with the translated sequence MRIATWNVNSLKARLEKVQWWLDRARPDVLLMQETKLKDADAPVAAFREAGYELAHHGEGRWNGVAIASRCGIESVVRNFGDPLRTARTEDVGDDEPLAEARMIAAMCGGVRVVSVYAPNGRSVGSPFYEAKLLWYARLRRWLDEGVKPAEPMVLGGDFNVAPDDADVWDPRACHGGTHVSPREREAFSRLLEWGLQDVYRRHHPEPGRFSWWDYRAGDFYKNFGMRIDHLLATRSVAERSMWTEIDREARKGKPTPSDHAPVVVDVDQPGHPFDAGWTGADQRIAARKR